TCAATGTatggtgaggtatgagagagacacctttaaattttttttgaagaggGCCTTaagatattttattaatgtttaCACCAGGTAAACACTACAATGGGATTTTAAATATACTACACCTCCCTTTTTTCTCCACTTCTTAGCCAATTTCATCAAACTTTGTCATGTAAATTGTTCTGATTTACTATGGAGTACTTGTTTTAATTGGTATGAAATGGCGTCGGAGCTGACGGATCAAATTGTACGAATTTTAATTCTCAAATTACGAAATATTTATCGTGTTGATGATGACTGATCTGAATATAAGTTTAAGACGATAAACCAAGTATGATTAAAAGAATACTTGTATAGTTGTATAAATAAAAGTTCGTCATAGTTCTAGATCGTGTTAAGTCTAGGATTATacgtattaaaattaaaaaaatcaatttaaaatatACATCTTTCATTTACaatattttcaattaaaataatattttttatatttagaataaaatactcctatatatttggtgaaagtagtactccctccgtcccaactaagttaaaACATAACTTTTGGGCGCGGAgcttaagaaattgtgttgaaaagtaggagagataaataaagtaggaaagataaatagagaataaaatagatagtgaaataaagtaatatgaaatgttttattttttataaaaaaagaaattgactCAACTCAGTTGAACATCTCAAagaagaatacgactcaagttaATCGTGATATAGAATgcttatgtatatatttttttccaaaataataaaagaatagaTTATAACttgtcaaatcaaatcaaatcaaatcaaatcatttACTATACTCTTATACTAGTAACAATTATAACAAGATGCGTTGGCATGTAATGGTGTATTGTTAGTTGAATTTTTCaggagtattaaatttaatatcaatTTTATAGTGTAAATGTGAGGTAACAACCGgatcaaattaattataaataactGAGAACTATTGTATCGAATCATGTGATGATCAAGaccaactaaattaaattaatggcaaaactaaattaaattaatggcAAATACTCCATCGTATACATTTGGATCTAGAtatgaatattttaaataatttttcagtaaataattagagcatccacaatggcggcgagcggaccggctagccgatctccAGCGCTCGCCGGTTCGCTCACCGAACCATTATAACCGGCGAGctccatttcggcgaaaaaatcggcgagcgcacgtcGATCCgcgagcgctggccgatgcgctggCCGGTCctctcgccgccattgcaggctccggaccgGCGAGCGATGGGCGAgcgaaattttcttttttttaaaaattttttcgaaacactatatatacgcgttttgcacgtcattttcattcgcaccacttgttttaacgagtactctctctatcttaatttctgtacaagatcaacaacgtgaaatggagaataataacgaaggtactccaatgacgagcgggtctcaaactcctccggtacccgtgggaggtgtatggggtccgatgcccgaGTACTACAACAtatacccgtggcagcagatgatgcccgggatggcagctggGGGAAGTATGCCGGGGGGTTACCggcgatgccggggtgggcacccggtatgcagatgatgtcggggtgggcacccgggatgcagacgATGCCGGAGGAGGGGGTACCggcgatgcaggggacgccgggggggagGTACCGACGACGCAGGGAACGCCGGGGGGaggggggacaacgtctatcgccccagttttgattttttaactgcttcttcgcacacgtcgaccccaacggaggcgcagttcacgcaatatgaactttctccttagagaagttggggtttgatcttctcggtATTCCGGAAACTCcagttcaaacggggggagtagggaaGGGTCGGGccccccaaagaagaagggcaaggggaagggcaagagggtaggcgagtcgtcgcagccgggtgaggacgactgctcggtacggaggaagtggacggatgcggagaacgtcgcgctgtccaagccgtgggtgagtgtttgcgatgatcccctcacttcgaacaatcagaggatcgtcaacatgtgggccaaaatagcagcagcctacaaggcattttgcccggaggggaggccgcgcaccggggaggagtgccggaaggcgtgggaccgaatcagggctggggtctcccgatttccgggtttgtacgccaacgccctccgcatgcagagcagtggcaaaacggaggatgactgcaggaagatagcggagaaagccttccctcAGCCCGGcttgtataaggagttcacctactggaactgctatgaggtactaaacgactccgagaagttccgggcaggtgtcgacgctggctggccgaagaagcaacgactgaactataccggtgattacagcggcagcagcggcggttcccacgacctccccgagggtgCTCAAGAgctcccgtcccctccatcgttcgcTCACCGAACTCGctcggttggtcaaaggcgggcgcaacgggaggcgaggggggctccgggggtcccaggaggtccaatcGGCATCCCCCCTTTGCCAGTagacagaggatctcaaattcttcgcgcgtcaacaaacgcgtgcTAAGATGGTCAAGATCTTAGCCGATTGGAAGGCGGCAggggatctcaaattcttcgcgcgtcaacaaacgcattgctcgtgagcatgcgtgacgatttgaagGCCACCGCGGCACGGGGGTACTGGaggcgacggagacgaggagtgaggcggaggtcgttttttttaaataatgtaattttttaaaattaatgtattaatttttatgtacttttttaaaattaatgtatttttttaatgtatttttttaatttaaataatattattgaatttttccgtatctgtgtcgtaaatttaattttgtattttgtgtgattgtcaattattatttattttatataattaggagtgatgtgactaggctattgttgggctatttgcttgtcctgatgatgtgacaggaagatttttagtgctgatgatgtgataggaggagtttgtggttgGGCTATAACTGGATTATGGCCGAGCGAAAATCACTATGGATGCTCTTGAGAGTGGAAAATTGTAATTCCAGCTGTAGCGTCAGTATGATGATCTGTCCTTTCATTTCTATTCAGTCAACGGGACTTGGTAATAACTTAACGTGTTTCAAGATTATTCGCACGGTACGGATGCTTGAAAATGGTTCAATCTttatatcataaaaataaataaatccaaaATTGTTTCGGATGAGTAAGAAATAAACGCACATAAGAGTAGTATATAATCCAAAATCTTTATATTTGTGTTTTAAATAATATTCTTACTTCTCATTAATGAAGTGCCATTTGGCCCTCAAAAATCAATCCCCACATACATATAATCGTTAGGCTACACGGATGATGTTATCTTCCATTCACCCTCCTCAAAAATCGGTGCAAATGGGTGGCCAGAGCAAAAAGGGATTTACTTCACCACAGCTGCTGGAGACTTCATAAAGtatgagaaataaaaaaaaatgaataaaattatgagaaataaatttttttttggaaatgacCTTATTTTTTTGTGGATACCAAAAAAAGTATAAATAGATGAATCAAGTAAAAAGTAAAGGAAaagttaaaaaagaaaatacattACTTATCTTATATTTGTGCCTcgtttgtttaattttaattctaggAGTACTGTGGAAGAATATTCAGATTCTgatttagtagtagtactagtcTTTTTATGTTCGGTATAGATTGACTTTtcgatattaaatttatttataaaaatgtaGTACTAATTTAGTTCTTAGAAACATGAAAAATACATACTCCAAATTCtaagaatatgagtctcatttttccatttggcATGTCAACGGATAGGAGCCTCCGTTATAAATCATAAGtaccacatattccactaactcatttgatccacatatcatttaaaatttatacacaagtgagacttatatttcactaactttcttttattcatttttgtaacattttttaaaactcagccgaaaagaaatgagactattaAGTATTAACAGTGGGAAGAGAGTAATATTTATAAGGTCCTTCTTTCCTATCCAACTTAACTTTGGTATTTCTTTCCTTGGATTTTAAAAAAGAAGGCGGGTATAAACAGAAAATCAACAAAAGTTTTAAACATTATTGATTTTccgaaaaaattgagaaaagtcCAGGAAAGAAAAGGAGAGTGATTCAGAGACGAACAACTCCTGTCAATTGAAAGAACACCATGCATGATGCCTATGTTTTTAGTTATTCTTGGTGTAATTTGCAATGAAATGATAGGCTAGTTGTGTCCATTGTCCTTGGCACCATGAAGATACTTAATCattgatttatgtttgtgtATAATGGAATTTATTTGGCTTCAATTCTCGTCATTAGAACATATTTGTTTGTGTTATTTTAGAGACGTGTGTTCAATAGCATGATTATTCCAGACTTCTAATTCTATTTAGTTTAAAAGATGGAGGTAAAACTTAATTAGATGAAAATTTTAGGATTGTTGTTATATCTTATCTAACTGAACCAGTTGTAAGTATTTTTGAAAGTATGTTCGAAATACTATATAAGAGCATCTTCAACAAGGGGTAAATAAAAGAGGTATATCATTTATATACCTattcaaaaagtgaaatatatcaTTCCAAAAAGAAACATATTCTAAAGGAAAaaggtatatagaaaggtaaatgatttttttaacataaaataatagtacaaaatgcattaaaaaacataaagtgtaatacctCGTCAAATACATTCCTCCTTGGATAATggtttttcataaaaataaggcaaatatggtagttataaaactttacctctccattgatggaAAGATAAAGTTACATTTTCTaaatgagaaaatgtataaTGCCTTCCCAAAtacctctccccttggagaatgatttttcatgaaaaaaggtaaatatggtagttatataaCTTTACCTCTCcaattggagatgctctaatacgTTAGTCTAATCATTAATATTTTGATCAAATATAattcttgaaaaataaattaaagttcaTAATTGTACATCATGAGATATTTGAGAACACATCCAAACCTTATAATTTTGGACTGATTTTTAAAATGGCGGGACACACTAAAATTCGacaaaattttgtgatttttccTATAATTGTACATCTTTACCAATTTTCTCCACATAAAAGGTTAAGATGTTCCTTTAACTTAAAGAATCAAAATGCTCTCTGCGTTATGTAATCTTATTTATTCGTTTGGATGTTTTATCTAAATTGAGTTGcaacttattttatttaatctgCACGTTATGTGTTGCCcgtcatttttactattttcataaactaagaattaaattattttaatagttGAATATATTGGAAAGTACTAACACCGTCCATCTTCTCTTGATAACACCATCTTATACTGACATAAGGTAATAATATAGAAATTATGAAAACATTAGCACCAGTGGTCTAGTGGTAGAATAGTACCCTGCCACGGTACAGACCCGGGTTCGATTCCCGGCTGGTGCAAGCAAAAATCGCTGtggtgaaattattttatttttatttgttttagaaTTACTGTAATTATATAGATGATCGTATTCGTATCCTTTAGAAtggaattaaaaaattattgaatttctgttgtttcaatttaaaattctttATTGATTTGGAAAGAGTGAGATTTCCGGTGGAGACAGTGGGCTCAGCTTTCTGTGGAGATGACGCATCGTTTTCGAAATTTGTGAAATCCTCCAATCGAGCTGAGAAGTTGCAGAAGCAGCATAGTCGATTCAGTATTTGTCTCCAATCGCTGCTAGTACAACTACACGAGGGCGGCAGCAGTGCAGTGAGAGCCTCCTCCACTTTATCAATTAATCACAGCAAATGCACATTGAAAAGGCGCTGGTGGTGAAGGCGGTGGGTTTGAGGAGACTACACTTACGAAGATGGTTGCGTTGCGGTCAACAAATGTATACCAGATTGTTTCTACTTTGAGTGAAATAGATTCTTGCATCtcaattttattagtattactaTTAGTACTATTTACTACTATGATGttaaattaattactaatatacTTTTTATAGAGAAACATTATAGTTGGTATAACGACTCATATTCTTGGTTATAGTTAATTCAATGGGTCtaggaaaataaagttttttacaaatttaaaattgttaGTTAATGTGAAACTTCTTGGACTATGATTTCGAGAATCTCTAGGGTTTGGAAGAATGACAGTATTCTGTGAATTTCAAGGACTTAGTATATGATGGtcggtatatatatatatttcatttccgaaaattttatctcttttggtgagagtgagagtgagagtgagagtgagagtaaGCTATTCTAAACATTCTAATTACCTCGTATTAAGAggtttttatattaaataaaatcctTAATCATTGGTTTAAGGGTTGAAGAATCATTTCGATAGCAACTAATCTATCATACGGaggtactttttttttttttttttaatttcttcgaCGACTCCATCTCCAAGTCCACTACTTTTAAATATATTCgactaatttaaaaaatattcctACTACTCAGAAGAAGTGgaataattaatactactccTTGAGTCTTATCTTTAAACTGTACTGTTACGCAATGGACAAACAACCATTAAACTCTGCGCTTATATTACGTATAGTATTAtaatatgattatttaattattattacaaacacaaattattaaATATGATACTGGGATACGGTTATCCACGTGGCAGCTTCTCAACCACTTGTCCTTGAACTAGCCAACAATTCTTGCAGACTTCTCTCTCAATGGGCTGGGAATCTTTGAGATCCAAAGCGACTGCGTTTATGATTCTTGTTTTCTGCTTCATTCCTCTCACCAGCTGTCTGTGTGATAAATATATGCTTTTGCTGTCTGTGTTTTTGGTGAGAGAATGAGAGAGATTAAAATGGCGTGATGCAACTGCAATGAGTTGTGGAGAGAGAAAGGtatggggggggggggtctcAATTCTGTTTACCCTTAATGGATTGTATGTGTTTGACATATATTGATAGGAATTCTTGCTTTTTTGGCCCTATGTTATTATCCTCTTTGCCTGCTTTCTTTGTAAGAATATTGAAGCACATGTTGGGAAAAAATGATATTTGATGAAATTTCATTTGCAGAAAAAGTCATTCTTGATAGTTGAGATTTTATTTGTAACAACTACTACTTGACAAAGGGAAGATTTTTTGGATGAGATGCATGTCTGTAATTATGAAGCCAGTATTAACCTAATTtgggttttttttgtttgtgatattttagGTTTTCATTTGAAGTATATTTAAAATTCTACTTAGTTTCTGTTACATAATTATTGATCTTGTTGTTTAGATTGATCTTTGTGATGGTTAATGTTCACTCAGGCTTCTAGTGCTGAGGCTTGGTTATCATGATATTGTTTCCCCTTCTGCAAATTTTTGAGGTATATAATCTCTGCTAGTTCCAGaagcaataataattatttactaAATGTTTTTTGGTGTGATTCTTGGTGATAAAATGTCCTAAAATTGCTTGAGGAAAAGGGCTAATGCTTTCATTTTAATGTACGTAGTAGTAGAATTGTAATTCCAAGTATTATAACTACAAGGCTGTGATAGTAATTATCTTTACAAGTTTATGTTTGAAGCTTCTGTATAAGCATGATTATAAATGGCATTGCAGGATTTTGTGTTGAGGCGAAGCTGATaatgaataaaagtgatgaagaTATTGATCTAAGGCTTGCTTTGGGCTCTAGAAGTTACAGTGTAGAGACGAGGTTGGATAGCAGCGTGTGCGAAGGTGCAGGTGTAAATGCAAACTCACGCGTGGGCATGCCATTTACAGCATCTGATCCTCTATCCGAATTAGTTTGGTCGCCAAATAATGGTTTGTCCATGAAATGTGCTATTCCAGGCTTGGCCAATAACAGACCTTTTCTGGCTTTGAGAGAGAGCACAGACGAGATTTTAACATCACAGGATATTAGGGTGGTTAGTGCTGGGGAGAAGTTGACAAAGCTCGATGAGGCTGGGAGTTCTGGCGACAAGGCTGTTGTATTTAGTTCTAGCTACGGTACTGATTAAGTTGTTTCTTGTATCATTAGCTACATCTTTTCCGTTTAGAGTTTCTCTTTTGATTGCTGATTAAGAGCTAAAATATATTATGAACTCTTGTTTAGATGGGAGCAAGGGTTTAATTGATAAAGCTATCACTACTGATGCTATTCAACAACACAAAGGTCATGTCCATATTGCTGAAAGCAGCAAAATGAATGCCGGTAAATTCTTCTAACATTTCACTTTGTTCGTTTGATTGACCAAGACCATTTGGTTTTAActccatttctctctctctctcgtaaCTATTCAGTATGCTTGTGAGACGTAGATGACTGTTTAGATGTATAGAAATCCATTCAAGCTGTATCATGCTAAACGATATGCTTAGACACACCCACTGTCTTTTCTTGTTATTTCATCTTATGGGGCTCTTGGTTGATTTCAGAGGTTCATACTCTAGCGGATGCAGAACACGATAGGAAATCAGACAAGGCTATAAACTGGAAGTTCCCTAGTAATATTGTTAAAGGAGGACACTTCAATGATAAAGGTAAACTTGAAATGGATGCTTGTACAAGTGTTGTTATCGGCTCAGCTGTCCCTATACGTTTTCAACCTCCAACAGCCAAAGTATCCGAAGCTGTAGTTTGCTCTCTTCCGAACTTGCAAGCACATGATCAGATAGATGATGAAGTCACATCAGCCGTGGACAAGACTAAAACTGATGCATCCCCTTCGACCATCCCTGCGCCCACTTTGATGAACGTGGAGTCATCTGACGAAAATGACTTGGGTGGCCATCTGATTGCAAAAGAGGCTCGGAGTTTACGAGAGACGGAGCTTCCAAGAGAGGATCCTCTTGCTGTTGACATAGCTCCTACGAGTAGCAGGATTTTCTTGTACCGAGAAAAGGGAAAAGAGAAAGCGAAAGAAAAAGCCTTATCTGATGGATATATTTATGGAAGATCGTCAAATAATAAGGAAGACAGCCACGAGACCGTGGAGAGTTGTAATAGTGCTGGATTGTTCCCAAAAGGTATGAAGAGACAGCTTTATGATCAAGAGCAGGAAATAGAAAGCAAAAGGGTGAAAACGTGTGTCGAAGAAACACCTGGTTCGACATCCTTCATAAAAGCTGATAGCTCCTTTGTGAGATGGATATCAAACATGGTTAATGGTCTCTCAGATTCTAATAAACAAGAGTCTTCTTCTCTCCTCGCTCTCACCCTAGCCCGTTCTAATAATGTTTGCAGTCGCAATCACCAGGAGAGTTTCCTGTGCAACAAAACAACCGAGTTCGCGAAACCAAGGACAGGGTTCCAAAATGTGTTTCAGTCCTTGTACTGCCAAACCAACAAGACACTGATCTCTGGAGCAGACAAGGATAACCAGCTCATAGCAGAATCTGGCGAGCTTATGGTTTCTGATACGAAGTTAGCTGACAAAACTCCACAGTCGTGCAACAGCAACAATGATAGCTCTTGCAAGGAGATTATTATTTCTGATCAAGAATCCAACCCACAGGTATCTACGAGGCCAGTTAAACCGTGGATATTTTCAGCAGGTTTTCTTAATAGAAATTCTTCTGAAAAGAGCTTGGCAGAAAGTAGTAGGAAAATGGTCGAGGGAAAGCCTTCTGCTTCGTTGTGTAAAAAGGTGGAGAAGATGGATCTCGACATCCCTTTTCCAGTGAACTGTGTTCCTGAAAAAAGTAGACCTCTTCCTAGTTTGTGGATTACGCGCCTTTATACTAGAACTGCTCCGTTTGAAAATTGCAACCGTATAAATGATGAAGCCCTCGACTGCAACTCTGAACGCCTTGAGGCTAATCATGAGAGCTGGGAAAATGATGTTTCCTCCAGTGGTAAGAAAACTAGGGATGATTGTGCTCGAGATCAGGCTCGTGCTTCAGAATCCGCTGATCCCAAGTTTGGTCATGGACAGAGCCATATACAACCTTTCAAGGAATCGACAAATTCAGAGGAAATGGCATCAGTGTTTGCCAAGCGGCTTGATGCCCTCAGAAACATTATACACCCTTCAGGAAGGAGAAGCCCTCCAACATCCCCACTTACATGTTTCTTTTGTGGCAACAGTGGCCATGATATACGTAAATGCCCGGAGTTAACTGAATCTGACCTGGAGAATCTCCTTGTCAACATCAGCTCATTTAATAGGGTGGATGAATCCCCTACTTTGTGCATTAGATGCTTTCAGCTTAATCATTGGGCAATTTCATGCCCCTCGGCATCCTCACAAGATAATAGACGATTGAATCAGAATGCTGTCACTGTCCAACAACAAACCACTTGTTACCAGCAGCCTTTTGCTGGTGAGGTAGGCTGCAGCACGAAACCAGCTGTTGCCTCTTTTCCTATCTTTCTGACTTCGAACATGAAAGAATGGTCGAGCAAAAGACTTTCTACTTCAAA
This sequence is a window from Salvia splendens isolate huo1 chromosome 5, SspV2, whole genome shotgun sequence. Protein-coding genes within it:
- the LOC121804721 gene encoding uncharacterized protein LOC121804721 isoform X2, which gives rise to MNKSDEDIDLRLALGSRSYSVETRLDSSVCEGAGLANNRPFLALRESTDEILTSQDIRVVSAGEKLTKLDEAGSSGDKAVVFSSSYDGSKGLIDKAITTDAIQQHKGHVHIAESSKMNAEVHTLADAEHDRKSDKAINWKFPSNIVKGGHFNDKGKLEMDACTSVVIGSAVPIRFQPPTAKVSEAVVCSLPNLQAHDQIDDEVTSAVDKTKTDASPSTIPAPTLMNVESSDENDLGGHLIAKEARSLRETELPREDPLAVDIAPTSSRIFLYREKGKEKAKEKALSDGYIYGRSSNNKEDSHETVESCNSAGLFPKGMKRQLYDQEQEIESKRVKTCVEETPGSTSFIKADSSFVRWISNMVNGLSDSNKQESSSLLALTLARSNNVCSRNHQESFLCNKTTEFAKPRTGFQNVFQSLYCQTNKTLISGADKDNQLIAESGELMVSDTKLADKTPQSCNSNNDSSCKEIIISDQESNPQVSTRPVKPWIFSAGFLNRNSSEKSLAESSRKMVEGKPSASLCKKVEKMDLDIPFPVNCVPEKSRPLPSLWITRLYTRTAPFENCNRINDEALDCNSERLEANHESWENDVSSSGKKTRDDCARDQARASESADPKFGHGQSHIQPFKESTNSEEMASVFAKRLDALRNIIHPSGRRSPPTSPLTCFFCGNSGHDIRKCPELTESDLENLLVNISSFNRVDESPTLCIRCFQLNHWAISCPSASSQDNRRLNQNAVTVQQQTTCYQQPFAGEVGCSTKPAVASFPIFLTSNMKEWSSKRLSTSNELQKGTLSNSGNHLKDKQIFPPCKISNTQQEEMFHVIRRLRLSRADILRWMDSDVSLSHLNGFFLRLRLAKLEGGLEGTGYYAACISGDSIENIGCKSNKSVLVDVGGLKSSVGSQYISNQDFLEEEIEGWWSRIVKTGGKIPSLDELKSKFGTRECLGL
- the LOC121804721 gene encoding uncharacterized protein LOC121804721 isoform X1 encodes the protein MNKSDEDIDLRLALGSRSYSVETRLDSSVCEGAGVNANSRVGMPFTASDPLSELVWSPNNGLSMKCAIPGLANNRPFLALRESTDEILTSQDIRVVSAGEKLTKLDEAGSSGDKAVVFSSSYDGSKGLIDKAITTDAIQQHKGHVHIAESSKMNAEVHTLADAEHDRKSDKAINWKFPSNIVKGGHFNDKGKLEMDACTSVVIGSAVPIRFQPPTAKVSEAVVCSLPNLQAHDQIDDEVTSAVDKTKTDASPSTIPAPTLMNVESSDENDLGGHLIAKEARSLRETELPREDPLAVDIAPTSSRIFLYREKGKEKAKEKALSDGYIYGRSSNNKEDSHETVESCNSAGLFPKGMKRQLYDQEQEIESKRVKTCVEETPGSTSFIKADSSFVRWISNMVNGLSDSNKQESSSLLALTLARSNNVCSRNHQESFLCNKTTEFAKPRTGFQNVFQSLYCQTNKTLISGADKDNQLIAESGELMVSDTKLADKTPQSCNSNNDSSCKEIIISDQESNPQVSTRPVKPWIFSAGFLNRNSSEKSLAESSRKMVEGKPSASLCKKVEKMDLDIPFPVNCVPEKSRPLPSLWITRLYTRTAPFENCNRINDEALDCNSERLEANHESWENDVSSSGKKTRDDCARDQARASESADPKFGHGQSHIQPFKESTNSEEMASVFAKRLDALRNIIHPSGRRSPPTSPLTCFFCGNSGHDIRKCPELTESDLENLLVNISSFNRVDESPTLCIRCFQLNHWAISCPSASSQDNRRLNQNAVTVQQQTTCYQQPFAGEVGCSTKPAVASFPIFLTSNMKEWSSKRLSTSNELQKGTLSNSGNHLKDKQIFPPCKISNTQQEEMFHVIRRLRLSRADILRWMDSDVSLSHLNGFFLRLRLAKLEGGLEGTGYYAACISGDSIENIGCKSNKSVLVDVGGLKSSVGSQYISNQDFLEEEIEGWWSRIVKTGGKIPSLDELKSKFGTRECLGL